A portion of the Edaphobacter lichenicola genome contains these proteins:
- a CDS encoding glutamate synthase-related protein — protein MERSLAASLNPTRGSVGVSSVASPSLVDERFDHDSCGVGFVASVDASPSHGILEQALTALARLAHRGATAADGKSSDGVGVMTAVPRSLLVKATNLSIGDTQLLGVGMLLIPVEETRAEEVLERCLLSHDFEILCWRDVPVRTEWLGEMALGTMPKIRQVLIVDREDAEPGTMERRLYLARKQFERAHEQGDVTGYVCSLSSQTLVYKAMCTGEFLPHFYPDLASEEYVTPFAVFHQRYATNTLPTWHRAQPGRKLGHNGEINTVWGNRARMAARDSTLPVECKPVLTQGGTDSTSLDEAVELLSQNGRTLSEAIRMLLPPATDGHPLSSFLRYHTDCAEPWDGPAALAFSDGRVVGAALDRNGLRPCRFAVTSKGLVVAGSEAGLVDLDPEEVTHSGRLGPGQMLVVDLENHRVYEDEELLELFDAGATYAKLAEDTPLVGVATAVVDSAALSAAQRGFGYTREDVKMILQPMAVEGKDAVWSMGDDTPLAFLARSPRPVYAYFRQRFAQVTNPAIDPLREACVVSLHTRLGPWPHMLDKNAPLPGLSVPSPFLSLGQVEALRKGEYPNTAELKLAELQAVFGVEKSLTQALDDVCMQAIKLVREGARILLLSDRSASAEKLPIPMAMATGAVHQALVSAGLRTLAGLAVEAGDCRDIHHAAVLIGYGAGVVCPWLALETGMSLAPADTDAVEAERKMMKSLDAGLAKVMSKMGISVVDSYRGAHLFDILGLHSSVVARCFVGTPAPLSGVGFAEVERQLRQTWVKGEDAAPASAELPDYGWVRFRKADVSEPHAWQPPTVKALQSVVGSARNVPQPTDPAGAFAIYTKDVIGRDPAVLRDLLEIRPAGAEIAVDDVESPASLCKRFVASAMSLGSLSPEAHQTITAAMNMLGGRSNTGEGGEDSAVYRVQPVGPDRGSSGDGASLLARSGGGTAIAEPAIEAPAVHVSLNNKIKQVASGRFGVTAEYLSYAEEIEIKVAQGAKPGEGGQLPGHKVSGLIARLRHAQPGVSLISPPPHHDIYSIEDLAQLIYDLKRVNPRAAVGVKLVSGCGVGTVAAGVAKAYADFIVIAGNTGGTGAAALSSIKYAGNPWELGLAEAQQVLMQNGMRGRVRLRTDGGLATARDILIAALLGADEYAFGTAVLVVLGCDMARQCHLNTCPTGIATQKPELRAKFRGKPEHVVRFFEQLSGDLQHLLARYGLPSIEAAIGRSDLLEQVRFDGNLDLQPMLTQVSDGPRRFMGVRNNQPLACAPLDEEWVGPAMAAVDAGTPFVVDSKIANCDRAVGSRLAGELAVRRAQGELAADVTFHLHGTAGQSFGAFTVDGMKLELDGQANDFVGKGLSGGELVIRARGLAAKDSGNHVILGNVALYGATSGRLFAAGRAGERFGVRNSGAMAVVEGVGDHGCEYMTGGTVVILGRVGMNFGAGMTGGLAWVLDADGSFVSGKRYHPEFIDAESFSLVDAESQESLKALIEEHVRRSGSGLGQEMLLNWPERAAAFVRLTPKPQA, from the coding sequence ATGGAACGGTCTCTTGCAGCTAGCCTGAACCCTACTCGCGGAAGTGTGGGCGTGTCTTCCGTAGCTTCGCCGTCGTTGGTGGACGAGCGGTTCGATCACGATTCATGTGGTGTAGGGTTCGTCGCTTCGGTCGATGCTTCGCCTTCGCATGGGATTCTGGAGCAGGCGCTTACTGCGCTTGCGCGGCTGGCTCATCGGGGAGCGACTGCTGCGGACGGAAAGAGCAGCGACGGCGTTGGCGTGATGACGGCGGTTCCGCGGTCGTTGCTGGTTAAAGCTACAAATCTTTCGATTGGTGATACGCAGTTGCTGGGCGTGGGGATGCTGCTCATTCCTGTCGAGGAGACGCGTGCCGAGGAGGTGCTGGAGCGGTGTCTGCTCTCGCATGACTTCGAGATACTTTGTTGGCGCGATGTACCGGTGCGTACGGAGTGGCTGGGCGAGATGGCACTGGGCACGATGCCGAAGATTCGCCAGGTGCTGATTGTCGACCGCGAGGATGCAGAGCCGGGGACGATGGAGCGGCGGCTGTATCTTGCGCGAAAGCAGTTTGAGCGGGCGCATGAGCAGGGGGATGTAACGGGATACGTGTGCTCGTTATCGTCGCAGACGCTTGTTTACAAGGCGATGTGTACAGGGGAGTTTCTGCCGCATTTTTATCCGGATTTGGCGTCGGAGGAGTATGTGACGCCGTTCGCGGTGTTTCATCAGCGCTACGCGACGAATACGTTGCCGACGTGGCACCGGGCACAGCCTGGGCGGAAGCTTGGACACAACGGCGAGATCAATACGGTGTGGGGAAATCGTGCGCGGATGGCGGCTCGGGATTCGACGCTGCCGGTGGAGTGCAAGCCGGTCTTGACTCAGGGTGGAACGGACTCGACGAGTCTTGATGAGGCGGTGGAGCTGCTCTCGCAGAATGGAAGGACGCTGTCTGAGGCGATTCGCATGTTGCTGCCTCCGGCGACGGATGGGCATCCTCTGTCTTCGTTCCTGCGGTATCACACGGATTGTGCGGAGCCTTGGGATGGGCCGGCGGCGCTTGCGTTCAGCGATGGACGGGTTGTCGGTGCGGCGCTCGATCGGAATGGGCTGCGGCCTTGTCGATTCGCGGTGACAAGCAAAGGGTTGGTGGTTGCTGGGTCGGAGGCGGGATTGGTGGATCTCGATCCGGAAGAGGTGACACATAGTGGGCGGTTGGGGCCTGGGCAGATGTTGGTCGTCGATCTTGAAAATCACAGAGTCTATGAGGATGAGGAGCTGTTGGAGCTGTTCGATGCGGGCGCGACGTACGCGAAGCTCGCTGAGGATACACCGCTGGTTGGTGTAGCTACTGCGGTGGTTGATTCTGCTGCGTTGAGCGCGGCGCAGAGGGGCTTCGGATATACGCGGGAAGACGTGAAGATGATCCTGCAGCCGATGGCGGTTGAGGGCAAAGATGCTGTGTGGTCGATGGGCGACGATACGCCGTTGGCGTTTCTTGCCCGGTCTCCGCGGCCTGTATATGCGTACTTCCGGCAGAGGTTTGCGCAGGTGACGAATCCTGCGATCGACCCGCTGCGTGAGGCTTGTGTGGTGTCGCTGCATACGCGGCTTGGACCGTGGCCTCACATGCTGGATAAGAATGCGCCGCTGCCAGGTTTGTCGGTGCCTTCGCCGTTTTTGTCGCTGGGGCAGGTTGAGGCGCTGCGGAAGGGCGAGTATCCGAATACGGCGGAGCTGAAGCTGGCTGAGTTGCAGGCGGTGTTTGGTGTGGAGAAGTCGCTGACACAGGCACTCGACGATGTTTGCATGCAGGCGATCAAGCTGGTGCGCGAGGGCGCGCGGATTCTGCTGCTCTCGGATCGTAGTGCGAGTGCGGAGAAACTGCCAATACCGATGGCGATGGCAACGGGTGCGGTGCATCAGGCGCTGGTGTCAGCTGGGTTGAGGACGCTGGCCGGGCTTGCGGTGGAGGCGGGTGACTGTCGCGATATTCACCATGCTGCGGTGTTGATTGGATATGGCGCGGGGGTGGTGTGTCCGTGGCTGGCGCTGGAGACTGGGATGAGTCTCGCTCCTGCGGATACGGACGCGGTAGAGGCCGAGCGGAAGATGATGAAGTCACTCGATGCCGGGCTGGCGAAGGTGATGTCGAAGATGGGCATCTCCGTGGTGGATAGCTATCGCGGGGCGCACCTGTTCGATATTCTCGGGCTGCATTCGAGCGTGGTGGCACGGTGCTTTGTGGGAACGCCGGCTCCTCTGTCTGGTGTGGGATTTGCCGAGGTGGAGCGACAACTGCGACAGACCTGGGTAAAGGGCGAAGATGCTGCTCCGGCTTCGGCTGAGCTGCCGGATTATGGCTGGGTGCGTTTCAGGAAGGCAGATGTTTCGGAGCCGCATGCTTGGCAGCCGCCTACTGTGAAGGCGTTGCAGTCGGTTGTGGGGAGTGCGCGGAATGTGCCGCAGCCTACAGATCCTGCGGGTGCGTTTGCGATTTATACCAAGGACGTGATTGGGCGTGATCCTGCGGTGTTGCGCGATCTGCTGGAGATTCGTCCGGCGGGGGCTGAGATTGCGGTGGATGATGTGGAGTCGCCAGCGAGTTTATGCAAGCGGTTTGTGGCGAGCGCGATGTCACTGGGCTCGTTGAGCCCGGAGGCTCACCAGACGATAACGGCTGCGATGAATATGCTTGGTGGCCGGTCGAATACGGGAGAAGGCGGCGAGGACTCTGCGGTCTATCGTGTGCAGCCTGTTGGACCGGACAGAGGCAGTTCGGGCGATGGAGCGAGTCTGCTGGCTCGATCGGGAGGGGGAACTGCGATTGCAGAGCCTGCGATTGAGGCGCCTGCGGTGCATGTTTCGTTGAATAACAAGATCAAGCAAGTTGCGTCCGGACGGTTTGGAGTGACGGCGGAGTATCTGTCGTATGCGGAGGAGATTGAGATTAAGGTTGCCCAAGGGGCGAAGCCGGGTGAGGGTGGACAGTTGCCAGGGCACAAGGTCAGCGGCTTGATTGCAAGGCTTCGTCATGCGCAGCCTGGCGTGTCGTTGATCTCGCCGCCGCCGCACCATGACATCTATTCGATTGAGGATCTCGCTCAGTTGATCTATGACCTGAAGCGCGTGAATCCGCGTGCTGCGGTTGGTGTGAAGCTTGTCTCGGGCTGCGGCGTGGGTACGGTTGCCGCGGGTGTTGCGAAGGCTTACGCAGACTTTATCGTGATCGCTGGAAATACGGGCGGAACGGGGGCTGCGGCGCTTTCGAGCATTAAGTACGCGGGGAATCCGTGGGAGCTTGGGCTGGCTGAGGCGCAGCAGGTGCTGATGCAGAATGGCATGCGCGGACGAGTGCGGCTACGGACAGATGGCGGTCTGGCGACGGCGCGGGATATTTTGATCGCGGCGTTGCTGGGTGCGGATGAGTATGCGTTTGGCACGGCGGTTCTGGTGGTGCTCGGTTGCGATATGGCGCGACAGTGTCACCTGAATACGTGCCCGACGGGAATTGCAACGCAGAAGCCGGAGTTGCGGGCGAAGTTCCGTGGGAAGCCGGAGCATGTGGTGCGATTCTTTGAGCAGCTTTCAGGGGATCTGCAGCATCTGCTGGCGCGGTATGGATTGCCATCGATTGAGGCGGCGATTGGGCGGTCAGATCTGCTGGAGCAGGTTCGATTTGATGGGAATCTGGATCTGCAGCCGATGCTGACGCAGGTTTCGGATGGCCCGCGCCGGTTTATGGGCGTGAGGAATAATCAGCCGCTGGCGTGTGCGCCGCTTGACGAAGAGTGGGTTGGTCCAGCGATGGCGGCGGTGGATGCTGGTACTCCGTTTGTGGTGGATTCAAAGATTGCGAACTGCGACCGGGCCGTTGGTTCACGGTTGGCGGGTGAGTTGGCGGTACGTCGGGCGCAGGGCGAGCTTGCTGCGGACGTCACGTTCCATCTGCATGGGACGGCCGGACAGTCGTTTGGTGCGTTCACCGTCGATGGGATGAAGCTGGAGCTTGATGGACAGGCGAATGACTTTGTTGGCAAAGGTCTGTCGGGTGGTGAGTTGGTGATTCGTGCGCGCGGGTTGGCGGCGAAGGATAGTGGAAACCACGTGATCTTGGGGAACGTTGCTTTGTATGGCGCCACGTCCGGACGGCTGTTTGCAGCGGGTCGGGCAGGGGAGCGGTTTGGAGTTCGCAACTCGGGTGCGATGGCTGTGGTGGAAGGCGTTGGCGACCATGGTTGTGAGTACATGACTGGCGGCACAGTCGTTATTCTGGGACGGGTCGGGATGAACTTTGGCGCGGGCATGACGGGCGGTTTGGCGTGGGTGCTGGATGCTGATGGTTCCTTTGTGTCCGGGAAGAGATATCACCCGGAGTTCATTGATGCGGAATCGTTTAGCCTGGTTGACGCTGAATCGCAAGAGAGCCTGAAGGCACTCATTGAGGAGCACGTGCGGCGGTCGGGCAGTGGTCTTGGGCAGGAGATGCTTTTGAACTGGCCTGAGCGGGCTGCTGCATTTGTTCGGCTGACTCCTAAACCGCAGGCTTAA
- a CDS encoding TetR/AcrR family transcriptional regulator codes for MAPATGPGSEKYQRILDAAVEVIAERGYFSSPVSAIAKRAGVADGTVYLYFKSKDDVLRTAIDSTFDKFHRQVEEEFKTLKGPREQLEYIAQVHLESHAVNRSMAVLMQTEVRQSARFIAEFSHHHLVKYIQVVREVVRRGQLEGIFRRDVSDGVVAHCMFGAIDELLSSAVFTGRVYDSKATAAQVMDVLLSGIQAR; via the coding sequence GTGGCGCCGGCAACAGGGCCGGGAAGCGAGAAGTATCAGCGCATTCTGGATGCGGCGGTGGAGGTGATCGCCGAACGGGGCTACTTCAGCTCACCGGTGAGCGCGATCGCCAAACGTGCCGGGGTAGCAGACGGCACGGTCTATCTCTACTTCAAGAGCAAAGATGATGTGCTACGGACGGCGATCGATTCGACGTTCGATAAGTTCCATCGTCAGGTTGAAGAAGAGTTCAAGACGTTGAAGGGACCACGGGAGCAGTTGGAGTACATTGCGCAGGTCCATCTGGAGAGCCATGCGGTGAACCGAAGCATGGCGGTGTTGATGCAGACCGAGGTGCGACAGAGCGCACGATTTATTGCGGAGTTTTCGCACCATCATCTGGTGAAGTACATCCAGGTGGTGCGTGAGGTCGTGCGGAGAGGGCAACTGGAGGGGATCTTTCGACGCGATGTCTCCGATGGCGTGGTGGCTCACTGCATGTTTGGAGCGATCGACGAGTTGTTGAGTTCGGCGGTATTCACAGGACGCGTCTATGATTCGAAGGCGACGGCTGCACAGGTGATGGATGTTCTGCTGAGTGGGATTCAGGCGAGGTGA